The Bacillus pseudomycoides genome contains a region encoding:
- a CDS encoding YkgJ family cysteine cluster protein, with product MEVLPCNGCKGMCCGPVPITEEEFKKIKKKIKSMPTKKRLDLKSQQRYFGTCIFYDEINDRCGIHPVRPIICRAFGYYNNLVCFRKPEIVSAKNYMSNEQPIGILSVDFTWKDFS from the coding sequence ATGGAGGTTTTACCTTGTAATGGTTGCAAAGGAATGTGTTGCGGTCCCGTTCCAATTACAGAAGAAGAATTTAAAAAAATAAAGAAGAAGATAAAATCGATGCCTACAAAAAAACGCCTAGATTTAAAAAGTCAGCAACGATATTTTGGAACATGCATTTTCTATGACGAAATTAACGATCGTTGCGGTATTCATCCGGTACGTCCAATAATTTGCCGAGCATTTGGGTATTACAACAATCTTGTTTGTTTTCGCAAACCGGAAATAGTTTCCGCAAAAAACTATATGAGTAACGAACAGCCCATTGGTATTTTGAGTGTTGATTTCACATGGAAAGATTTTTCTTAA